A genomic window from Sporosarcina sp. Marseille-Q4063 includes:
- a CDS encoding N-acetylmuramoyl-L-alanine amidase, which translates to MKQSKWIILLTTLFLITGCSNETNKAESIPTIKIDQASNNGISNLNLTPPMTITSMPTINYLLPQKSSEERITPITHIVLHFTSNAAKNPENPYNPNDIRETFLDYAISAHYMIGREGEIYLLVPENRIARHAGKGDLKNFPHYKDELNKYSIGIEMLAIGTEEEMNSMLPANIYESIPEPHIGFTEAQYQSLQRLVNDIVNRNPAIKKDRAHIVGHDEYAPNRKTDPGSLFNWSEIGF; encoded by the coding sequence ATGAAACAAAGTAAATGGATTATTTTACTCACAACATTATTTCTAATCACAGGATGTTCCAATGAAACAAATAAAGCGGAGAGTATACCAACTATAAAAATTGATCAAGCATCAAATAATGGGATAAGCAACCTCAACCTTACCCCTCCAATGACAATAACAAGTATGCCAACGATCAATTATCTTCTCCCGCAGAAAAGTTCTGAAGAGAGAATAACGCCAATCACGCATATCGTATTGCATTTCACCAGTAATGCTGCGAAAAACCCCGAAAATCCTTACAATCCGAATGACATTCGTGAAACCTTCCTCGATTACGCGATTTCAGCGCATTATATGATCGGAAGAGAAGGCGAGATTTATCTGCTGGTCCCCGAAAACCGAATTGCCCGTCACGCCGGAAAAGGTGATTTAAAGAACTTTCCACACTATAAAGACGAGCTAAATAAGTATTCAATTGGAATTGAAATGCTGGCAATTGGAACAGAGGAAGAAATGAATTCAATGTTGCCTGCTAATATATATGAATCCATACCCGAGCCCCACATTGGCTTTACCGAAGCCCAGTACCAATCCCTACAGAGATTAGTCAACGATATAGTAAATAGAAACCCAGCTATAAAAAAAGATAGAGCACATATAGTTGGCCACGATGAATATGCACCAAATCGAAAAACAGATCCAGGCTCACTATTTAATTGGTCCGAAATCGGATTTTAA
- a CDS encoding LysM peptidoglycan-binding domain-containing protein translates to MKKTVFSVMATTALATMIAVGDADASTDTYNVKSGDSLWKIAMNHNVSVNNIKMWNNLNGDLIFPNQKLVLSASTTAVSTPKAPTTSAPAATTSSTYTVKRGDTLGAIASAHKTTVAKLASLNNIRNVNVLSVGQVLKVENAVAGSTPPAQTTPAAPSKPAAPSTTATTYTVVSGDTLSHISARSGVPISEIMRANGITSHIIHIGQKLTLNGGTVTTDKVSNPKPAAPPASASGLGVYSNLIATAQALKGVPYVWGGQTTSGFDCSGFIHYVHNKAGISMTRTNSTGYFNRSFYIDNPQPGDLVFFKNTYRSGISHLGVYLGNGNFIHAGSSGVAINNVNDAYWKDKFDSYKRLYEVAK, encoded by the coding sequence TTGAAGAAAACCGTTTTTTCTGTGATGGCGACTACTGCCCTTGCAACAATGATTGCTGTTGGTGACGCGGATGCTTCAACAGATACATATAATGTGAAATCTGGTGATTCCTTATGGAAGATTGCCATGAACCATAATGTTTCTGTTAATAATATAAAGATGTGGAATAATTTAAATGGGGATTTAATTTTCCCGAATCAAAAGCTTGTATTGAGTGCTAGCACGACTGCGGTAAGTACGCCGAAGGCACCAACTACTTCAGCTCCTGCTGCGACGACGAGCAGTACTTACACGGTTAAACGTGGCGATACGCTTGGCGCGATTGCTTCGGCTCATAAAACGACGGTTGCGAAGTTGGCATCGTTGAATAATATTAGAAACGTAAACGTCCTTAGTGTTGGACAAGTATTGAAGGTTGAGAATGCGGTGGCTGGATCGACTCCGCCTGCGCAGACGACACCTGCAGCGCCTTCTAAACCGGCTGCTCCTTCAACTACAGCAACGACGTATACTGTTGTGAGTGGCGATACGCTTTCACATATTAGTGCACGTTCTGGTGTACCGATTAGCGAGATTATGAGAGCGAACGGCATTACATCGCATATCATTCATATCGGACAAAAGCTTACGTTGAACGGCGGTACGGTTACGACGGATAAGGTTTCGAATCCTAAACCGGCTGCACCTCCTGCATCTGCATCGGGCCTTGGTGTTTATTCGAATTTGATTGCTACGGCGCAAGCATTAAAAGGAGTTCCTTACGTATGGGGTGGACAAACGACTAGTGGCTTTGACTGCAGCGGATTCATCCATTACGTACATAACAAGGCCGGCATTTCCATGACGCGTACGAATTCGACTGGGTATTTCAACAGATCGTTTTATATCGACAATCCACAACCAGGTGATTTGGTGTTTTTCAAAAATACATACCGATCGGGTATTTCTCATTTGGGTGTTTATTTAGGAAATGGTAACTTCATTCATGCAGGTTCTAGCGGTGTTGCGATTAATAATGTAAATGATGCTTATTGGAAAGATAAGTTTGATAGTTATAAGCGGCTTTATGAGGTTGCGAAGTAA
- a CDS encoding glycoside hydrolase family 26 protein, with amino-acid sequence MKKILISASFVIFVSIVFYLAGNNGKVMKDTTEPTSTANYISPKEKMDEEIKVEHTRRDNNFLTLWENESESKSLAPKKVYDLTEMNGYNILRHNFHGFSLSYSKTFQVDTHQPINYIRLFNGNARIDITTQNVEKAWTNQHRFINTTLKHIDAKKVTNLNSNGFTIEIYKYNRPLISSIDSDLNYYAYAFVSKGKFIHTLQLKTNESNFEEQITTLIDIAKSFQSIEKKEIDPLELVKTTEIAHDISFEQAKGALTIKDNEFMMGVYHEDSHQFSEWDKTMETKTGLQMFYKAMDSNFDHFVDELTSDNRVPLITFLFERKESHDDGVIQGIINGEFDEFIIDWARNIKATEKPVLIRLGNEMNGTWSDWSHRTTSNDPDLYKLAFRRIVDLYKKEGAANVYFVWNPNNISDPYFSWNHASLYYPGDSYVDLIGLTAYNFGETKWNKFRLFDELYDDLYFEYVRMFPNKPFIVAEVGSHAKGGTHSEFIENMFTSIPKKYPNIKMIVWFNSTHAHFDFRLDQDEETINTYKLLIKEPHIIKETNER; translated from the coding sequence TTGAAAAAAATACTAATTTCCGCTTCCTTTGTTATTTTTGTTTCCATCGTATTTTATCTTGCTGGTAATAATGGCAAAGTAATGAAGGATACAACGGAACCAACGAGCACAGCCAATTATATTTCCCCAAAAGAAAAAATGGATGAAGAAATTAAAGTCGAACACACCAGACGCGACAATAATTTTCTTACACTTTGGGAAAACGAAAGTGAAAGTAAAAGTCTTGCTCCAAAAAAGGTTTACGATTTAACTGAAATGAATGGTTACAACATTCTCCGCCATAATTTCCATGGATTCTCATTGTCCTATAGCAAAACCTTTCAGGTCGATACACACCAACCAATTAACTATATTAGACTTTTTAATGGAAACGCTCGAATCGACATTACCACGCAAAATGTGGAAAAGGCTTGGACAAACCAACACAGATTTATAAATACCACGTTAAAACATATTGATGCGAAAAAAGTAACCAATTTAAATTCCAATGGCTTTACGATTGAAATTTACAAATATAATAGACCCCTAATAAGTAGTATCGATAGCGACCTGAACTATTACGCATACGCTTTCGTTAGCAAAGGGAAATTCATACATACTCTGCAACTAAAAACAAATGAATCTAACTTTGAAGAACAAATCACAACACTAATTGATATTGCAAAGTCTTTTCAATCGATTGAAAAGAAGGAAATAGATCCACTTGAATTAGTAAAAACAACCGAAATTGCTCATGATATTTCGTTTGAACAAGCAAAAGGAGCATTAACTATTAAAGACAACGAATTCATGATGGGGGTATATCATGAAGATTCACATCAATTTTCAGAATGGGATAAAACAATGGAAACTAAAACTGGTTTACAGATGTTCTACAAAGCCATGGATTCAAATTTTGACCACTTTGTAGATGAATTAACCAGCGACAATCGCGTTCCTCTCATTACTTTCCTTTTCGAAAGAAAAGAATCTCATGATGATGGGGTTATCCAAGGAATTATAAATGGCGAATTCGATGAATTTATTATTGATTGGGCAAGAAACATCAAAGCCACAGAAAAACCTGTACTTATTCGCTTGGGTAACGAAATGAACGGAACTTGGTCAGATTGGAGCCATAGAACCACCTCTAACGACCCCGATTTATACAAGTTAGCGTTTCGGAGAATCGTAGACCTTTACAAAAAAGAAGGTGCTGCTAACGTATATTTCGTTTGGAATCCGAATAATATCTCTGATCCCTACTTCTCATGGAACCATGCTAGTTTGTATTACCCGGGGGATTCTTATGTTGACTTAATCGGATTAACAGCATACAACTTCGGGGAAACAAAGTGGAATAAGTTTCGACTATTCGATGAGCTATACGATGATTTATACTTCGAGTACGTACGAATGTTTCCAAATAAACCATTCATTGTTGCTGAAGTCGGAAGTCATGCCAAGGGTGGCACACATTCAGAGTTTATTGAGAATATGTTTACCTCTATTCCAAAAAAGTATCCAAATATAAAAATGATTGTTTGGTTTAATAGCACACACGCTCATTTCGATTTCAGATTAGATCAAGACGAAGAAACCATAAACACTTACAAACTACTCATTAAAGAGCCGCACATCATAAAAGAAACGAATGAGAGGTAA
- a CDS encoding S8 family serine peptidase translates to MRNNKRTQKRAFSIFATFLMVLSLITPGFAAAESPSGKLHQSVNETQATPKEKMGKRLLGEFEKQEKITFLVKFKESSDSAKVAKEARANAQKNKLSAHDAKFQQRSAVVSDLKSVSIESQQGVVEYLESEMESGNVEEFNSYFIVNGMAVTATKEVAEKIAAFAEVEKILPNEERQLHETIVKADEVAPKSELANVEWNVERVNAPAAWALGIDGSGTVVASLDTGVQWDHPALKEKYRGYDAGTGSVNHQYSWFDASTGQAAAFDDHGHGTHVTGTMVGSEPNGSNQVGVAPGAKWIATKVFNAAGSTTDAILLNAAQWIIAPGGDVNMAPDVVNNSWGGGPGLDEWYRDTVRAWRAAEIFPEFSAGNTTLTNPGGPGSVAVPANYPESFATGATDINNKVASFSLRGPSPYDEIKPDIIAPGVNIRSSVPGSGYEGGWNGTSMSGPAVAAVAALLRQVNADISVDEMEQILLDTTTPLTDSQYPESPNHAYGYGLVDAYEAVSSILDGLGTLKGQVMVDGEDAEAPTFEHDSPAETYAGMDLNLSVFVSDNVSITGVQLMYKTGDDWTTVDAARKSGDFKSGDYAVKVAGDDIAAPSFTYKWVINDYGNNTVESDEYSVDVKNGITTGYFENFDASYAPVGWFSEGANDAWEWGAPTSGPGEAYSGENVYATNLAGNYNSSMNATLTMPPIDLPEGPSFLQFKHWHNFEESSAGRAWDYGHVVISTDGENWTNLEMFQGLSDGWKATEIDLSEYSGRVYLGFHTFSDGSVVREGWYIDDVGLAETSQYSDDSEAPVINHTAPLEVYSEMDLTLKADVTDNLRISYVNLHYKDTDGAWQEVQATQDSGNESSGTFSGTIPGDQVTGESITYYFETSDYGGNVVATEEYTVEVKPGVGIGYFEDFEGSPSGWYSFGANDTWEMGIPTSGPNGAASGENVYATNLAGTYASNMLATLVMPAIDLPEGDAYLAFKHWHNFEQSTAGTAWDYGHVVVSTDQVNWTRLQKFQGLTADWTDVEIDLSEYSGQRIYVGFEGFSDGSVVREGWYIDDVGLSNTSNQTASALSVKKASSNKLGIEKGNEKVGVEKGNKAPSALPIRAQVTVLENGRTVFTNPADGSYSLTLPVGDFTVEAGAYGYETKQQTVSIADGEETLANFTLDELDQGTVTGQVTNSETGNAIADATLLLIEDANIQPVETDADGNFSLTAYEGTYTLKVMALNFHSQEVEITIGSDPIEVNVELDPYYTYPGGEIGYDDGTAENARAFYDAGNGWAVKMSLPEGRDSAIVTDGVFRFWDTEWPVPGGTEFAVEVWDAGSDGMPGQKLAGPIDATALRDGTWTSVNLRDHNIIVDGDFYMVYIQTRANPNTPGLATDEDSTNAKRSYQYVGGAWSASPAEEGNYMIRARVDYEIAKPVITTPEENLITNEETVTIEGEASPTTTIQLNNNGEEVATAEIGDEGTFSFDADLTEGDNEFIATTLFNGDAAGSSEPVTITLDTVNPTLTITNPVDGDVTNRETVTVEGTAADENLDYVEVNGAKVAVNEGHYSKRVLLDAGANEITVVAHDLAGNTETKSVTVTAKWNAPTIENLQPSANQTVNPGDEVDISFTSDAEGGTASFTVQIPAQANVQSSTSLPIEEVSPGVYSTTWVVPNITVDGAVVVVELTDAAGNTTRQEADGRITVESIDDGGGANEGDVGWHHKDGKTYYLDSDGKKVKGWYEILSKWYFFDNQGVMQTGMVKVKGDTYYLGNDGVRQTGWVDYQSNRYYFNVNNGIMQTGWIFLEGNTYYADNKGVIQTGMLKIKGDTYYFDNDGVRQSGWVDHQSNRYFFNHNNGAMQVGWIYDSGNTYYSDNKGIMQTGWVKIKGKMYHFDSDGVLIGTA, encoded by the coding sequence TTGAGGAACAATAAACGTACTCAGAAAAGGGCGTTTAGTATATTCGCCACTTTTCTAATGGTTCTTTCATTAATTACACCCGGATTTGCTGCAGCGGAGTCACCAAGTGGGAAATTACATCAGTCTGTAAATGAAACCCAAGCAACACCAAAAGAAAAAATGGGCAAACGTTTACTAGGTGAATTCGAAAAACAAGAAAAAATAACCTTTCTCGTAAAGTTTAAAGAATCATCAGATTCGGCAAAAGTTGCAAAAGAAGCTCGGGCAAATGCACAGAAGAATAAATTGTCCGCGCATGACGCGAAATTTCAACAGCGCTCAGCTGTCGTATCGGATCTGAAATCCGTATCAATTGAATCACAACAAGGCGTTGTCGAGTATTTGGAAAGCGAAATGGAAAGCGGCAATGTTGAAGAGTTCAATTCATATTTTATCGTCAACGGAATGGCAGTTACAGCAACAAAAGAAGTTGCGGAGAAAATTGCAGCTTTTGCGGAAGTTGAAAAAATCTTACCAAACGAAGAACGTCAATTACACGAAACGATTGTAAAAGCTGATGAAGTCGCACCAAAATCAGAACTTGCAAACGTCGAATGGAACGTCGAACGCGTCAATGCACCAGCAGCTTGGGCGCTTGGAATTGACGGTTCAGGTACTGTAGTTGCAAGTCTAGACACGGGTGTTCAATGGGATCACCCAGCATTAAAAGAAAAATACCGCGGCTATGATGCAGGTACGGGCTCAGTAAATCACCAGTATAGCTGGTTCGATGCTTCAACTGGACAAGCAGCAGCATTTGATGACCATGGGCACGGAACGCATGTAACCGGAACAATGGTCGGAAGCGAACCAAATGGATCGAACCAAGTCGGGGTAGCACCAGGCGCGAAATGGATCGCGACAAAAGTATTTAACGCAGCGGGCAGCACGACCGATGCGATATTATTGAACGCTGCACAATGGATTATCGCACCGGGCGGCGATGTAAACATGGCGCCGGATGTTGTCAACAACTCATGGGGCGGCGGACCAGGTCTTGATGAATGGTATCGCGACACGGTTAGAGCTTGGAGAGCGGCAGAAATTTTCCCTGAATTCTCGGCTGGGAATACAACGCTGACGAATCCGGGCGGACCAGGATCAGTTGCTGTACCGGCAAACTATCCTGAATCCTTTGCAACAGGTGCGACTGATATCAATAACAAAGTAGCTAGTTTCTCGCTAAGAGGACCTTCTCCTTATGACGAAATTAAACCAGATATCATAGCGCCTGGCGTAAATATACGTTCGAGCGTACCAGGTAGCGGCTATGAAGGCGGTTGGAACGGAACATCAATGTCAGGACCGGCAGTAGCAGCGGTCGCAGCATTGTTGCGTCAAGTAAACGCCGACATATCAGTAGATGAAATGGAACAAATTTTACTAGATACCACGACTCCTTTAACTGATTCCCAATATCCTGAATCGCCAAACCACGCGTATGGATATGGACTTGTCGATGCATATGAAGCAGTATCGTCAATTCTTGATGGACTCGGAACGTTAAAAGGGCAAGTCATGGTAGACGGTGAAGATGCAGAAGCACCGACATTTGAACATGATTCACCAGCAGAAACATACGCAGGCATGGATTTGAATCTATCCGTCTTTGTCAGCGATAATGTCAGCATCACTGGCGTGCAATTAATGTACAAAACAGGTGATGATTGGACAACTGTAGATGCTGCACGTAAATCCGGCGACTTTAAGTCAGGAGATTACGCAGTAAAAGTTGCAGGCGATGACATCGCGGCACCTTCATTCACTTACAAATGGGTCATTAACGACTACGGAAACAACACGGTTGAAAGTGACGAGTATTCAGTCGACGTTAAAAACGGCATCACAACTGGCTATTTCGAAAACTTCGATGCTAGTTATGCACCAGTTGGTTGGTTTTCTGAAGGAGCAAACGACGCGTGGGAATGGGGAGCACCAACTTCCGGACCGGGTGAAGCATATTCAGGTGAAAACGTTTATGCGACAAACCTAGCTGGAAACTACAACAGCAGCATGAACGCAACGCTCACTATGCCGCCAATTGATCTACCAGAAGGACCCTCCTTCTTGCAGTTCAAACACTGGCATAACTTTGAAGAATCATCAGCAGGAAGAGCTTGGGATTATGGCCATGTCGTCATTTCCACAGACGGCGAGAATTGGACAAACCTAGAAATGTTCCAAGGCTTGTCAGATGGTTGGAAAGCAACTGAAATCGACCTGTCAGAATACAGTGGACGTGTCTATCTTGGTTTCCACACATTCTCTGACGGAAGTGTCGTAAGAGAAGGTTGGTATATTGACGATGTAGGTTTAGCTGAAACATCGCAATACAGCGATGACAGTGAAGCGCCGGTCATTAACCATACGGCACCACTTGAAGTCTATTCTGAAATGGATTTAACACTGAAAGCAGACGTAACGGATAACTTGAGAATCTCTTACGTGAATCTTCATTACAAAGATACAGATGGCGCTTGGCAAGAAGTTCAAGCGACGCAAGATTCCGGTAATGAATCAAGCGGAACATTCAGCGGAACGATTCCTGGGGATCAAGTCACCGGCGAATCAATCACTTACTACTTCGAAACAAGTGACTACGGTGGTAACGTCGTAGCAACTGAAGAGTATACAGTCGAAGTAAAACCGGGCGTCGGAATCGGGTACTTCGAAGACTTTGAAGGCTCACCATCCGGTTGGTATTCTTTCGGAGCCAACGACACTTGGGAAATGGGTATCCCGACATCAGGTCCGAACGGGGCAGCATCCGGTGAAAATGTTTATGCGACAAACCTTGCGGGAACATATGCATCCAATATGCTCGCGACACTAGTCATGCCGGCAATCGATTTGCCTGAAGGAGATGCCTACCTGGCGTTCAAACACTGGCATAACTTCGAACAATCTACAGCGGGTACAGCATGGGATTACGGTCATGTCGTAGTTTCTACGGATCAAGTAAACTGGACTCGACTACAAAAGTTCCAAGGGTTGACAGCCGATTGGACGGATGTAGAAATCGACCTATCCGAATATAGCGGTCAACGCATCTATGTCGGTTTCGAAGGATTCTCCGACGGAAGCGTCGTAAGAGAAGGTTGGTATATTGATGATGTCGGACTTTCGAACACATCCAATCAAACAGCTTCCGCACTAAGTGTTAAAAAAGCGTCTTCCAATAAACTTGGAATTGAAAAAGGAAATGAAAAAGTAGGCGTTGAAAAAGGAAATAAAGCACCATCAGCACTTCCGATTCGCGCACAAGTAACTGTCCTCGAAAACGGAAGAACGGTCTTTACGAATCCGGCCGACGGATCCTATTCACTCACGCTCCCAGTTGGAGATTTCACTGTTGAAGCAGGAGCCTACGGTTACGAAACAAAACAACAAACTGTATCCATCGCGGACGGCGAAGAAACACTCGCTAATTTCACATTAGACGAGCTGGATCAAGGCACTGTCACTGGTCAAGTTACGAACAGTGAAACAGGCAACGCAATAGCGGATGCAACACTTCTACTAATCGAAGATGCAAATATTCAACCAGTCGAAACAGATGCAGATGGAAACTTCTCACTGACAGCGTACGAAGGAACGTATACGCTAAAAGTAATGGCGCTCAATTTCCACAGCCAAGAAGTTGAAATCACAATCGGTTCAGACCCAATTGAAGTCAATGTCGAGCTCGATCCGTATTACACGTATCCAGGCGGCGAAATTGGCTATGACGATGGAACAGCTGAAAACGCACGTGCTTTCTACGATGCAGGAAACGGTTGGGCAGTTAAGATGTCGTTGCCTGAAGGAAGAGATTCCGCAATCGTAACGGACGGCGTATTCCGCTTCTGGGATACAGAATGGCCAGTACCAGGTGGAACTGAGTTTGCGGTTGAAGTTTGGGATGCAGGTTCAGACGGCATGCCAGGACAGAAACTAGCGGGTCCAATCGATGCAACAGCATTACGCGACGGCACTTGGACATCGGTAAACCTAAGAGATCATAACATCATTGTCGATGGCGATTTCTACATGGTTTACATTCAAACGAGAGCAAATCCGAATACACCAGGTCTAGCAACGGATGAAGACAGTACGAATGCGAAACGAAGTTACCAATACGTTGGCGGCGCTTGGTCAGCTTCACCAGCTGAAGAAGGGAACTATATGATCCGTGCACGCGTAGATTATGAAATCGCGAAGCCGGTCATCACAACTCCTGAAGAGAACTTGATCACGAATGAAGAAACAGTCACAATCGAAGGGGAAGCATCTCCAACGACAACAATTCAGCTGAACAACAACGGCGAAGAAGTCGCGACAGCTGAAATTGGAGACGAGGGAACATTCTCATTCGACGCGGACTTAACAGAAGGCGATAACGAATTTATTGCGACGACACTATTTAACGGCGATGCAGCTGGCTCATCCGAACCAGTGACAATCACGTTAGATACAGTTAATCCAACATTAACAATCACTAATCCAGTAGACGGAGACGTCACAAACCGTGAAACAGTCACCGTTGAAGGAACTGCGGCAGACGAAAATCTCGATTACGTCGAAGTAAACGGAGCGAAAGTAGCTGTTAACGAAGGCCACTACTCGAAACGAGTTCTTCTAGACGCAGGGGCAAATGAAATCACAGTCGTCGCACACGACCTAGCTGGAAACACGGAGACGAAATCAGTCACGGTCACAGCGAAGTGGAACGCGCCGACAATCGAAAACCTACAACCATCAGCCAATCAAACAGTCAATCCTGGCGATGAAGTAGACATTTCATTCACAAGTGATGCAGAAGGCGGAACAGCAAGCTTCACTGTACAAATCCCAGCACAAGCGAATGTACAGTCATCAACAAGCTTGCCAATCGAAGAAGTATCACCAGGCGTTTACAGCACAACATGGGTTGTTCCGAACATCACAGTTGACGGAGCAGTCGTAGTTGTCGAACTTACAGATGCTGCAGGTAATACAACTAGACAAGAAGCAGACGGCAGAATCACAGTCGAATCAATCGACGACGGCGGCGGTGCCAATGAAGGCGACGTCGGCTGGCATCACAAAGACGGAAAAACGTATTATCTAGATTCTGACGGTAAAAAAGTCAAAGGTTGGTATGAAATCCTGTCCAAATGGTACTTCTTTGACAATCAAGGCGTCATGCAAACGGGTATGGTAAAAGTGAAAGGCGACACTTACTATCTCGGTAATGACGGCGTTAGACAAACTGGTTGGGTGGATTATCAATCGAACAGGTATTACTTCAACGTCAACAATGGCATCATGCAAACCGGTTGGATTTTCCTTGAAGGAAATACGTACTACGCAGACAACAAAGGCGTCATACAAACCGGCATGTTGAAAATCAAAGGGGATACCTACTACTTCGACAATGACGGAGTTAGACAATCCGGCTGGGTAGATCACCAGTCAAACAGATATTTCTTTAACCACAACAACGGCGCGATGCAAGTCGGTTGGATCTACGACAGCGGAAACACGTACTACAGCGACAACAAAGGCATCATGCAAACAGGTTGGGTGAAAATTAAAGGGAAAATGTATCACTTCGATAGCGACGGCGTGCTAATCGGAACAGCATAA
- a CDS encoding CapA family protein: protein MKKIITFSIFFSLLLTGCSFTQNKEVVTTDDFSEKTTTEVTYSTPPSRMTIGMIGDILLHNPLYTYDDYAYSFAEVKASMESIDFLLANQESMPAGDIFDYSGYPAFNSPAHIIKGLQDVGVDMVSIANNHTLDRGEKGTLAAIENIKSYGMPYVGAYTSFEDQDEPRIMTVNGITIGFLAYTYGTNGIPTPEGKDYLVARIDPERISREVKAMKKLVDVAVVSMHWGNEYELSPNQTQKDLAQGIADAGGDIIFGHHPHVLQQFDLLEGENGNPTHVFYSLGNFFSGQKFDYTDIGGIARLTIEKNQSNTISPITISHPSFLPTAVVKDANEVFRVVPLVAVEKEKIVSNDWVLDHMNAALFAE from the coding sequence ATGAAAAAAATCATAACGTTTTCCATATTTTTTTCACTGCTGTTAACCGGCTGTTCATTCACACAAAATAAAGAGGTCGTTACTACCGATGATTTTTCCGAAAAAACAACAACAGAAGTTACATACAGCACTCCCCCTTCCAGAATGACAATCGGGATGATCGGTGACATTTTACTGCACAACCCCCTTTACACATACGATGATTATGCGTATTCATTCGCAGAAGTGAAGGCTTCTATGGAGTCGATTGATTTTTTATTGGCCAATCAGGAGTCAATGCCTGCTGGGGATATTTTTGACTATAGCGGGTATCCGGCTTTTAATAGTCCAGCGCATATTATTAAAGGGTTGCAGGATGTTGGGGTGGATATGGTTTCGATTGCGAATAACCATACGTTGGACCGCGGGGAAAAAGGGACGTTGGCGGCGATTGAAAACATTAAATCTTACGGCATGCCTTATGTCGGTGCTTATACGTCTTTTGAGGATCAAGATGAGCCGCGGATTATGACGGTCAATGGCATTACGATTGGATTTTTGGCGTATACGTATGGGACGAACGGGATTCCGACGCCTGAAGGTAAAGATTATTTGGTGGCTCGGATCGATCCTGAGCGTATTTCACGTGAAGTTAAAGCGATGAAAAAGTTGGTGGATGTTGCGGTTGTTTCGATGCATTGGGGGAATGAGTATGAGCTTTCTCCGAATCAAACGCAAAAAGACCTGGCGCAGGGAATCGCGGATGCGGGCGGGGATATTATATTCGGCCATCATCCTCATGTGTTGCAACAGTTCGATTTGTTGGAAGGCGAAAATGGCAATCCTACGCATGTTTTTTATTCACTAGGGAATTTCTTTTCGGGGCAAAAGTTTGATTACACGGATATTGGCGGCATTGCGCGCTTGACGATTGAAAAGAATCAATCGAATACGATTTCCCCGATTACGATTAGTCATCCATCCTTTTTACCAACGGCAGTTGTGAAAGATGCGAATGAGGTTTTCCGCGTCGTGCCGCTGGTTGCCGTCGAAAAGGAAAAAATCGTATCGAATGATTGGGTTCTTGATCATATGAATGCGGCCCTTTTCGCGGAGTAA